In Reichenbachiella agarivorans, one genomic interval encodes:
- the rpsI gene encoding 30S ribosomal protein S9 — protein sequence MEVINTIGRRKTSVARLYMTPGKGDVKINNRDLKEYFPFEIYQTIVKQPLVLVAEDGNFDMKINVSGGGMKGQAEGIRLAISRALVELNPEHRPPLKKEGFMTRDPRMVERKKPGRRKARRAFQFSKR from the coding sequence ATGGAAGTAATAAACACCATTGGTAGAAGAAAAACATCAGTAGCTAGGTTGTATATGACACCTGGAAAAGGCGATGTTAAAATCAACAACAGGGATTTGAAAGAATATTTCCCGTTTGAAATCTACCAGACAATCGTAAAACAGCCACTCGTATTGGTAGCTGAAGACGGCAACTTTGATATGAAAATCAATGTATCTGGAGGAGGAATGAAAGGTCAAGCTGAAGGTATCAGATTGGCAATCTCTAGAGCGTTGGTAGAACTGAACCCTGAGCACAGACCTCCTTTGAAGAAAGAAGGATTCATGACGAGAGATCCAAGAATGGTCGAGCGTAAGAAGCCAGGTAGAAGAAAAGCGAGAAGAGCATTCCAGTTCAGTAAGCGTTAA
- the tsf gene encoding translation elongation factor Ts — protein sequence MAITAQEVNKLRQLTGAGMMDCKKALVEAEGDFDKAIELLRKKGQKVSASRADRETNEGVVFVKTNADKTTGVVVAFSCETDFVAKNDEFMALGNDLATAAFENKPADAEALKALKSGDLTFQDRIIDMIGKIGEKMDVVAYEVMEGEAIVPYVHSGSKLGVLVSLKNTNGVDVTEAGKDVAMQIAAMNPIAVDKDGVDATVVEKEIEIGKDMARQEGKPEEMLEKIALGKLNKFYKDNTLLAQSFVKDSNLSIAQYLDTVSKGLTVAEFKRISIG from the coding sequence ATGGCAATTACTGCACAAGAAGTAAACAAGCTACGTCAGTTGACTGGAGCTGGTATGATGGATTGTAAAAAAGCTTTGGTTGAAGCTGAAGGTGATTTTGACAAGGCAATCGAATTGCTTAGAAAAAAAGGACAAAAAGTTTCTGCATCTAGAGCAGACAGAGAAACAAATGAAGGCGTAGTGTTCGTGAAAACTAACGCTGACAAGACTACAGGTGTAGTAGTGGCATTCTCTTGTGAAACTGACTTTGTGGCTAAAAACGATGAGTTCATGGCACTAGGAAATGACCTAGCAACAGCTGCTTTTGAAAACAAGCCTGCTGATGCTGAAGCCTTGAAAGCGTTGAAATCTGGAGACCTTACTTTCCAAGATAGAATCATCGATATGATTGGTAAAATCGGTGAGAAAATGGACGTAGTAGCTTACGAAGTAATGGAAGGCGAAGCAATCGTTCCTTACGTTCACTCTGGCAGCAAGCTAGGTGTATTGGTCTCTCTGAAAAACACCAACGGTGTGGATGTGACTGAAGCCGGTAAAGATGTAGCTATGCAAATCGCTGCAATGAACCCTATCGCTGTGGACAAAGATGGTGTAGATGCTACTGTCGTAGAGAAAGAAATAGAGATTGGAAAGGACATGGCAAGACAAGAAGGCAAGCCAGAAGAGATGCTTGAGAAAATTGCCTTAGGAAAATTGAATAAATTTTACAAAGACAACACTTTACTTGCACAATCTTTTGTAAAAGATAGTAACTTGTCGATAGCACAATATTTGGATACCGTAAGCAAAGGTTTGACCGTTGCTGAGTTCAAAAGAATCTCAATCGGTTGA
- a CDS encoding response regulator gives MTDKDNITVLYVDDEELNLFLFEKSFESVYHVVTALSGEEGLNKLENYHKKIIVVISDMRMPAMNGIEFISKAKEKFDNIAYFILTAFDYNEEIENALDKKLIHRFFTKPFDISEIQEAIDDALTQLDA, from the coding sequence ATGACAGACAAGGACAATATCACAGTACTCTATGTAGATGACGAAGAATTAAACCTTTTTCTTTTTGAAAAAAGTTTTGAGTCTGTATACCACGTAGTAACTGCTTTGTCTGGTGAAGAAGGTCTCAACAAACTTGAGAACTATCACAAAAAGATCATAGTGGTGATTAGCGACATGAGGATGCCTGCTATGAATGGCATAGAGTTCATCTCCAAGGCCAAAGAAAAGTTCGACAACATCGCTTATTTCATTCTTACAGCCTTTGATTACAACGAAGAGATTGAAAACGCCCTAGACAAAAAACTCATTCACAGGTTTTTTACCAAGCCATTTGACATATCAGAAATCCAAGAAGCCATCGATGATGCGCTGACACAGCTAGATGCATAA
- a CDS encoding sensor histidine kinase, protein MLLNSRGLALILSGCIAAVVLGSLVLLPDVPNYVYWLVFFISFGTGYILINIVLEFLFFKELRSIYNMFEQIRANDLSKLEENKRYGHSSLNQIHQEIYAYAHGKQSEIEELKQLAKFRRQFLADVSHELKTPIFAAQGFVHTLLDGAIDDKNNRMKFLKKAAKNLDGLDMLVQDLLTVSHMEAGDITMQLEPVDICEEIYEIFDQMEENAHKHKVTLKTNHERSEEIKVLVDSQRIHQVLVNLITNAIKYSDEGGVVEVSVVDTGKRQNVIVKDRGIGIPTEHLNRIFERFYRVDKSRSRAIGGTGLGLSIVKHIVEAHDSEIKVVSTPGEGSTFSFELNKYKPQ, encoded by the coding sequence ATGCTATTAAATTCTAGAGGGCTTGCGCTCATTCTTTCGGGTTGCATAGCAGCCGTGGTGTTGGGTAGTCTGGTGCTATTGCCCGATGTGCCCAATTACGTCTATTGGCTGGTGTTTTTTATTTCCTTTGGTACAGGGTATATATTGATCAATATTGTTTTAGAGTTTTTGTTCTTCAAGGAACTGCGAAGTATCTACAATATGTTTGAACAGATCCGTGCCAATGACTTGTCCAAACTAGAAGAGAACAAACGGTACGGTCACAGTTCGCTCAACCAGATTCATCAGGAAATCTATGCCTATGCGCATGGCAAGCAGAGTGAAATCGAGGAATTGAAACAACTAGCCAAGTTTAGGAGGCAGTTTTTGGCTGACGTGTCGCATGAGTTGAAGACGCCCATATTTGCTGCGCAGGGTTTTGTACACACCTTGCTGGATGGTGCGATTGATGACAAAAACAACCGGATGAAGTTTTTGAAAAAGGCCGCCAAGAATCTGGATGGATTGGATATGCTTGTTCAGGACTTGTTGACGGTCTCTCACATGGAGGCAGGAGACATCACGATGCAACTGGAGCCTGTGGATATTTGCGAGGAGATTTATGAGATTTTTGACCAGATGGAAGAAAATGCACATAAGCACAAAGTGACACTCAAGACCAATCACGAGCGATCCGAAGAAATCAAAGTACTGGTAGACAGCCAGCGAATTCACCAAGTATTAGTTAATTTGATCACCAATGCGATCAAATATTCAGACGAGGGTGGAGTAGTGGAAGTATCCGTAGTGGATACAGGCAAGAGACAAAATGTAATAGTGAAAGACAGGGGCATAGGAATCCCAACCGAACACCTCAATCGTATCTTTGAGCGTTTTTATCGTGTCGACAAAAGTCGCTCAAGGGCTATTGGTGGTACAGGGCTGGGCTTGTCGATCGTCAAGCATATAGTCGAAGCACATGATAGCGAAATCAAGGTAGTCAGTACCCCTGGCGAAGGGTCTACATTCAGTTTCGAACTCAATAAGTATAAGCCTCAATAG
- the rplM gene encoding 50S ribosomal protein L13 — MDSISYKTAITNKATADKQWVVVDADGKVLGRLASEIAKMIRGKHKPGYTPNVDCGDNVIVVNSDKVKLTGKKWTDKQYISHTGFPGGQRSQTPNEVKAKSSTILVERAVRGMLPKNSLGRSLFNNLYVYEGAEHKHAAQTPKEIKL, encoded by the coding sequence GTGGATTCAATAAGTTATAAAACAGCGATCACCAATAAAGCTACAGCTGACAAGCAATGGGTAGTGGTAGATGCTGACGGAAAAGTATTAGGAAGATTGGCAAGTGAGATTGCTAAGATGATCAGAGGCAAGCACAAGCCAGGTTATACACCTAATGTAGATTGTGGCGACAATGTAATCGTTGTAAACTCTGATAAGGTGAAACTTACAGGTAAAAAGTGGACTGATAAGCAATATATCTCTCACACTGGTTTTCCTGGAGGACAGAGATCTCAGACTCCAAACGAGGTGAAGGCTAAGTCTTCTACGATTTTGGTCGAGAGAGCTGTCAGAGGTATGCTTCCTAAGAATAGCTTGGGTAGATCTTTGTTTAATAATTTGTACGTATACGAAGGAGCGGAGCACAAGCACGCTGCACAAACTCCTAAAGAGATAAAACTTTAA
- a CDS encoding winged helix-turn-helix transcriptional regulator, translated as MKKKEHKECTSALLPVRDTLDVIGGKWKLLILISIWEGNKHFREIERSIPKLSTKVLSKELKDLEANQLITRAVLNGFPVRTEYKPTQHSKTLKKVILELHNWGINHRKQIFSDKSEKDNLSVV; from the coding sequence ATGAAGAAAAAAGAACATAAAGAGTGTACCTCTGCTTTGTTACCAGTAAGAGACACATTAGATGTGATAGGTGGTAAATGGAAGCTGTTAATTTTGATTTCAATTTGGGAAGGAAACAAGCATTTTCGGGAAATTGAACGAAGTATCCCCAAGTTAAGCACTAAAGTTTTGTCAAAAGAGTTGAAAGATTTGGAAGCAAATCAGTTGATTACAAGAGCTGTCTTAAACGGCTTTCCCGTTAGAACCGAATATAAACCTACACAACATTCCAAAACCCTGAAAAAAGTCATTTTGGAATTGCATAATTGGGGTATAAATCATAGAAAACAAATTTTTAGCGACAAGTCCGAAAAAGATAATTTGAGTGTAGTGTGA
- the metG gene encoding methionine--tRNA ligase: protein MQKDFKRYTITSALPYANGPLHIGHIAGAYLPADIYVRYLRAKGKDVTYVCGSDEHGAAITLRAKKEGITPKEIIDKYHEINKKTFEEFGIAFDIYHRTSAPIHHETSQEFFTNLYNKGEFTEKESEQFYDEDFNQFLADRYVTGTCPNCGYEAAYGDQCEKCGTSHNPTDLINPVSTLSQKPPVLRTTKHWYLPLDKYQPWLEEWLIEGKKGEWKTNVYGQCSSWLKAGLQPRAMTRDLDWGVDVPLPDAEGKKLYVWLDAPIGYISATKEWASQNGKNWEDYWKKQKNEADDACLIHFIGKDNIVFHCIIFPSILHAHGDYILPENVPANEFLNLEGEKISTSRNWAVWLHEYIEDFPGKEDVLRYVLCSNAPESKDNDFTWKDFQARNNNELVAVYGNFVNRAVVLTHKFFEGKVPAQHQLEQIDEDVIAEIKNFPSKISDSIDKFRFREALAHLMDLARLGNKYLAETEPWKLIKTDKDRTATILNIALQIAGNLAILSEPFLPATSAKLMNMLNLDNNAWSEGGKTNIIFAGQDVGQATLLFDKIEDEAMTAQIDKLEKSKPVIETTDNLEPEKAVIQFDDFMKMDIRIGKILEAEAVPKSNKLLKFKVDTGIDTRTVLSGIAKHYTPEEMIGKQVTILVNLAPRKIMGFESQGMILMAEDKDGQLRLIQPNEAVQNGSQIS, encoded by the coding sequence GTGCAAAAAGATTTCAAACGATACACAATTACCTCTGCGCTTCCTTATGCCAATGGTCCTCTTCATATTGGCCATATAGCTGGAGCCTACTTGCCTGCTGACATCTACGTCAGATACCTACGTGCCAAAGGCAAAGACGTGACCTACGTTTGCGGTAGTGATGAGCATGGTGCAGCCATCACTCTTCGCGCCAAAAAAGAGGGTATTACACCCAAAGAAATTATCGACAAGTACCACGAGATCAACAAAAAGACCTTCGAAGAATTCGGAATAGCATTTGACATCTACCACAGAACCTCTGCGCCGATTCATCACGAGACCTCTCAAGAGTTTTTCACCAACCTATACAACAAAGGTGAGTTCACCGAAAAGGAATCTGAGCAGTTCTATGACGAAGATTTCAATCAGTTCCTAGCGGACAGATATGTGACTGGCACTTGCCCCAACTGCGGCTATGAAGCAGCCTACGGCGATCAGTGTGAGAAGTGTGGCACTTCACACAACCCTACCGACCTGATCAATCCTGTATCGACCTTGAGTCAGAAACCACCAGTATTGCGTACGACGAAGCACTGGTACTTGCCACTAGACAAATACCAGCCTTGGTTGGAAGAATGGCTGATAGAGGGCAAAAAAGGCGAATGGAAGACCAACGTCTATGGACAATGCAGCTCATGGCTCAAAGCAGGTCTACAACCCCGTGCTATGACCAGAGATTTGGACTGGGGCGTAGATGTGCCGCTACCAGATGCTGAAGGCAAAAAACTGTATGTCTGGCTAGATGCTCCAATTGGCTACATCTCTGCGACCAAAGAATGGGCTAGTCAAAACGGTAAAAACTGGGAAGACTACTGGAAGAAACAAAAAAATGAAGCTGATGACGCTTGCTTGATACACTTCATTGGCAAGGACAACATCGTATTTCACTGCATCATTTTCCCATCCATTCTACATGCGCATGGAGACTACATCTTACCAGAAAACGTGCCTGCCAATGAGTTTTTGAATCTGGAGGGAGAAAAAATATCTACTTCGAGAAATTGGGCCGTGTGGTTGCATGAGTACATCGAAGACTTCCCAGGCAAAGAAGACGTTCTTCGTTACGTACTTTGCTCCAATGCACCAGAGTCCAAAGACAATGATTTTACCTGGAAAGACTTCCAAGCAAGAAACAACAACGAGCTAGTAGCGGTTTATGGCAATTTCGTCAACAGAGCAGTAGTACTGACACACAAGTTCTTTGAGGGCAAAGTACCTGCACAGCATCAGCTAGAGCAAATCGACGAAGATGTCATCGCCGAAATCAAGAATTTCCCTTCCAAGATATCAGACAGCATTGACAAGTTCAGGTTCAGAGAAGCTCTAGCGCACCTGATGGATTTGGCGAGGTTGGGCAACAAGTACTTGGCCGAAACAGAGCCTTGGAAGCTCATCAAGACGGACAAAGATCGTACAGCCACGATCTTGAACATAGCACTACAGATAGCTGGCAATCTTGCCATTCTATCCGAACCTTTTCTTCCAGCTACTTCAGCCAAGCTGATGAATATGCTGAATTTAGACAACAATGCTTGGTCAGAAGGAGGCAAAACGAATATTATCTTTGCAGGACAAGATGTAGGTCAAGCCACCTTGCTCTTCGACAAGATCGAAGATGAAGCCATGACCGCACAAATCGATAAACTAGAGAAATCAAAACCAGTGATAGAAACTACAGACAATTTGGAACCAGAAAAGGCAGTGATTCAATTTGATGACTTTATGAAGATGGACATAAGAATTGGAAAAATCCTAGAAGCTGAAGCAGTTCCGAAATCTAACAAATTGTTGAAATTCAAAGTAGACACAGGTATAGACACCCGCACTGTGCTCAGCGGTATAGCCAAACATTACACACCAGAGGAAATGATTGGCAAACAAGTGACTATATTGGTCAATCTGGCACCACGCAAAATCATGGGATTTGAATCTCAAGGAATGATTTTAATGGCAGAAGACAAAGACGGACAGTTGCGTTTGATACAGCCTAATGAAGCAGTTCAAAACGGCTCACAAATAAGTTAA
- a CDS encoding RluA family pseudouridine synthase yields the protein MLNQNNISDIIVYEDDRYLVINKPTMISTLEDRSDPRNILSMFREVYPEITVCHRLDKETSGALLLAKDEEAYRAAALKFEAREVNKIYHALVEGRFTEDTIQVDMGLRVAGSGRVKVDPKRGKEATTLFRAKAYYGNYTLIEAKPISGRRHQIRAHLSYLEYPICGDTYYGGLPIFLSKIKKKYKLSDDKEERPLFDRVALHAYEIEINPFGDKIIKVACDYPKDMDMILKKIEKFG from the coding sequence GTGCTCAATCAAAATAACATTTCTGACATCATCGTGTACGAAGATGATCGCTACCTAGTGATCAATAAGCCTACGATGATATCTACGCTAGAGGATAGGAGTGATCCACGCAATATACTATCTATGTTTCGTGAGGTATATCCTGAAATCACAGTCTGTCATAGGCTGGACAAGGAAACCAGCGGTGCTTTGCTGTTGGCCAAGGATGAAGAGGCCTACCGCGCTGCTGCATTGAAGTTTGAGGCAAGGGAGGTGAACAAAATCTACCACGCCTTGGTCGAGGGGCGCTTCACTGAGGATACTATTCAGGTAGATATGGGACTGCGCGTAGCTGGCTCTGGTCGTGTCAAGGTAGATCCCAAAAGAGGAAAGGAAGCTACTACTCTCTTTAGAGCCAAGGCTTACTATGGCAACTATACTTTGATTGAAGCCAAGCCCATCTCAGGCAGGCGACATCAGATCAGGGCACACCTGTCCTATCTGGAATACCCGATCTGTGGAGATACCTACTATGGAGGGTTGCCTATTTTTCTATCCAAAATCAAAAAGAAATACAAGCTCTCCGATGACAAGGAAGAAAGGCCACTGTTTGACAGAGTAGCCTTGCATGCATATGAGATTGAAATCAATCCGTTTGGAGACAAAATCATCAAGGTAGCCTGTGATTATCCTAAGGATATGGACATGATATTAAAGAAGATAGAGAAATTTGGATGA
- the rpsB gene encoding 30S ribosomal protein S2 produces the protein MAKLEHKDLLDAGVHFGHLTRKWDPKMAPYIFMEKNGIHIIDLYKSLECLEEASNALKQIVKSGRKIMFVATKKQAREIVTEEAKRLRMPYVTDRWLGGMLTNFATIRKSLKKMSSMDKMLKDDAFKNLAKREKLMISREKIKLERVLGGIADLTRLPAALFVVDIKRENIAIKEAQKLGIPVFAMVDTNSDPNQVDFPIPANDDAFKSIQLIVGHIGKQLEESLAERKKDKDEAKDQEGAAAKAAIDEKGE, from the coding sequence ATGGCCAAATTAGAGCACAAAGACTTACTTGATGCTGGTGTTCACTTCGGACACTTGACGAGAAAGTGGGATCCAAAAATGGCACCATACATCTTCATGGAGAAGAATGGTATCCATATAATAGATCTTTATAAATCGCTTGAATGCCTCGAAGAAGCATCAAATGCACTCAAGCAGATCGTGAAATCAGGACGAAAAATCATGTTCGTTGCTACCAAAAAGCAAGCAAGAGAAATCGTAACTGAGGAAGCGAAAAGATTAAGAATGCCATATGTTACCGACAGATGGTTGGGTGGTATGTTGACTAACTTTGCGACGATCAGAAAATCGTTAAAAAAGATGTCCTCAATGGACAAGATGTTGAAAGATGATGCTTTCAAGAACTTGGCAAAGAGAGAAAAGTTGATGATCAGCAGAGAGAAAATTAAACTGGAAAGAGTGTTGGGCGGTATTGCTGACTTGACTAGACTTCCTGCTGCACTATTCGTAGTGGACATCAAGAGAGAGAATATTGCTATCAAAGAAGCTCAGAAATTGGGCATTCCAGTATTCGCAATGGTGGATACTAACTCGGATCCAAATCAGGTAGATTTCCCAATCCCTGCTAACGATGACGCTTTCAAATCAATCCAATTGATCGTAGGTCATATTGGAAAGCAATTGGAAGAGTCTTTGGCAGAAAGAAAGAAGGACAAGGACGAGGCTAAGGATCAAGAAGGAGCAGCGGCTAAAGCGGCTATCGACGAGAAAGGTGAATAA
- the recA gene encoding recombinase RecA: MGENAEKQKALQLTLDKLEKAYGKGAVMKLSDEVVSDVPSIPTGSVSLDMALGIGGLPRGRVVEIYGPESSGKTTLTLHCIAEAQRQGGMAAFIDAEHAFDRTYAEKLGIDTENLLISQPDNGEQALEIAEHLIRSGAIDIIVIDSVAALVPKAELEGEMGDSKMGLQARLMSQALRKLTGAINKTGCCCIFINQLREKIGVMFGNPETTTGGNALKFYASVRLDIRRIGQIKESADNILGNRTRVKVVKNKVAPPFKVVEFDIMYGEGISKVGEIIDIGVELNIVNKAGSWFSYKGNKLGQGRDAVKNLLLDNPELMDELEIAIKNKISGKTEEVPA; this comes from the coding sequence ATGGGCGAAAACGCTGAAAAACAAAAAGCACTTCAACTCACACTAGACAAGCTAGAAAAGGCCTACGGCAAAGGCGCAGTGATGAAACTTTCCGACGAGGTGGTTTCGGATGTCCCATCCATCCCTACAGGATCAGTCAGTTTGGACATGGCACTGGGAATAGGCGGTCTACCCAGAGGAAGAGTAGTCGAAATCTACGGCCCAGAATCTTCTGGAAAGACCACATTGACGCTGCATTGTATCGCAGAAGCACAAAGACAAGGAGGCATGGCGGCATTTATAGATGCTGAGCATGCATTTGATAGAACCTACGCCGAAAAACTAGGAATTGACACTGAGAACCTGCTCATCTCACAACCAGACAATGGCGAACAAGCCCTGGAGATCGCTGAGCACTTGATCCGATCTGGAGCCATAGACATCATCGTCATTGACTCAGTGGCAGCTTTGGTACCTAAAGCAGAACTAGAAGGCGAAATGGGTGACAGCAAAATGGGCCTTCAGGCAAGATTGATGAGCCAGGCCCTGAGAAAACTCACAGGAGCCATCAACAAAACAGGTTGTTGCTGTATATTCATCAACCAGCTGAGAGAGAAAATCGGTGTGATGTTTGGCAATCCAGAAACTACTACTGGCGGTAACGCATTGAAATTCTACGCCTCTGTGAGATTGGATATCCGCAGGATCGGACAAATCAAAGAAAGTGCTGACAACATACTAGGTAACAGAACCCGTGTCAAAGTAGTCAAAAACAAAGTCGCGCCTCCATTCAAGGTAGTCGAGTTTGACATCATGTATGGTGAAGGTATATCCAAAGTCGGAGAAATCATCGACATAGGCGTGGAACTCAACATTGTCAACAAAGCAGGCTCATGGTTCTCCTACAAAGGCAACAAACTAGGACAAGGCAGAGATGCCGTCAAAAACCTACTACTAGACAATCCAGAACTGATGGATGAGCTAGAAATAGCAATCAAAAACAAAATAAGTGGCAAAACAGAAGAAGTACCAGCCTAA
- a CDS encoding transglutaminase domain-containing protein, producing MRFPLVLVFLLFVQLSSHAQQMRYGVVLNGNTVGTLDLHTTSGSIYLTSSETKLSYVSTEDSTYIYTRTDYMEEQTGYLIAVNTRLSLSKGDTTSQTRIVNSPLRTDNAIPVGPVMIKNLSIKRLKKIGDSTQFYTYSPDYQSNITVHRSIQSQTIYQAKKYWIVRDSIPGLSPIISQFDQKFNLVSSTQLSALGQIDIRPSLPTDTIPAMLSVAVTSPTIASNILLPDPLNINAIEVQITDALGLTTDLQLADNTFSPLPLDSLEIEKTLDGNLIVDSDNLDVFSEADSLTMHLASPFDQALTLTHYCQEQHFRFPALKLVTLARAIDLPARLVRGYYYQYGVWVLGYWTEIGISDEWVIFNPNLHSSINPSLYIPLVKSTLDQGLTALFDTPAVQSIEITEYLWKRRAYHLQDPKRNPKKGQYSNQGLGLSFEIPKDFEIVAQDSVVISPTFLTLRSELGHIHFEQITLAQDIQQTIESIIKAYTPNANIESNKDIPAFQGISESKACLVIPQSSSLIVIRINSPAAGMILNTLCHKNLQIED from the coding sequence ATGAGATTTCCACTAGTTTTAGTCTTCCTCCTATTTGTCCAACTATCTTCGCATGCTCAGCAAATGCGCTATGGTGTAGTACTCAATGGCAATACAGTAGGCACCTTAGATCTTCATACCACATCTGGCAGTATCTACTTGACCAGTTCGGAGACAAAGCTGTCCTACGTCAGTACTGAGGACTCCACCTACATCTATACCAGGACTGATTATATGGAAGAGCAAACTGGCTATCTCATTGCCGTCAATACCCGACTCAGTCTGAGCAAGGGAGATACTACCAGTCAGACACGCATTGTGAACAGCCCTCTGCGCACTGACAATGCTATCCCCGTTGGACCAGTAATGATCAAGAACCTCAGCATCAAGCGACTCAAAAAGATAGGTGACAGCACCCAATTCTACACTTACTCTCCAGACTATCAATCCAACATCACCGTCCATCGATCGATCCAATCTCAAACAATCTATCAAGCGAAGAAATACTGGATCGTAAGAGATTCTATCCCTGGTCTGTCTCCCATCATCAGTCAATTTGACCAAAAATTCAACCTGGTTTCATCCACACAGCTCTCTGCACTTGGGCAAATAGACATCAGGCCTAGTCTCCCCACCGATACTATTCCTGCGATGCTCTCCGTCGCAGTTACATCGCCAACCATTGCCTCCAACATCCTACTACCTGACCCACTCAATATCAATGCCATCGAAGTGCAGATCACTGATGCTTTGGGTCTCACGACGGATTTGCAACTGGCAGACAACACCTTCTCTCCACTGCCACTGGACAGCCTAGAGATAGAGAAAACCCTAGATGGCAATCTCATCGTGGACTCAGACAATCTGGACGTTTTCTCAGAAGCGGACTCTCTTACGATGCATTTGGCTAGCCCATTTGATCAAGCACTAACATTGACACACTATTGTCAAGAACAGCATTTTAGGTTCCCTGCGCTCAAACTCGTGACACTGGCACGAGCCATTGACCTACCTGCGAGATTGGTTCGAGGATATTATTACCAGTATGGCGTTTGGGTGCTGGGTTATTGGACGGAAATCGGAATCTCTGATGAATGGGTCATTTTCAATCCCAATCTCCACAGCTCCATCAATCCATCACTGTACATCCCCTTGGTCAAAAGCACACTGGATCAAGGTCTGACTGCACTCTTTGATACTCCTGCTGTCCAGTCCATCGAGATCACCGAATACCTCTGGAAGAGAAGAGCCTACCACTTACAAGACCCCAAGCGAAACCCAAAGAAAGGTCAGTACAGCAATCAAGGACTGGGTCTGAGTTTTGAAATTCCCAAGGATTTCGAAATAGTAGCTCAAGACAGTGTGGTTATCTCTCCTACTTTCCTTACACTAAGATCGGAGCTTGGACACATCCATTTCGAACAAATCACCTTAGCGCAAGACATCCAGCAGACCATAGAAAGCATCATCAAAGCTTACACGCCAAATGCCAATATCGAGAGCAACAAGGACATACCAGCTTTTCAGGGGATTTCGGAATCAAAAGCCTGTCTTGTCATCCCTCAATCCAGTAGCCTGATCGTCATCCGCATCAACTCCCCTGCCGCAGGCATGATCCTAAATACCCTCTGCCACAAAAATCTACAAATCGAAGACTAA
- a CDS encoding response regulator, which yields MSGSKKILVVDDEVDILDLLKYNLEKEGYEVEVAETGMEAVNIAKGFVPDLILLDIMMPGQDGVETCRQLREFKELANSFIIFLTARVEEYSEVAAFDNGADDYLTKPIKPRALMSRINAIFRRSKKDVDQEDNVMAGDLHIDRQSYTVKRNEEEFSLPKKEFELLYFLAQHPGKVFSRDELLYNIWGTDVYVLARTVDVHVRKVREKIGEGYITTIKGVGYKFDAE from the coding sequence ATGTCTGGAAGTAAGAAAATACTAGTTGTTGATGATGAGGTTGATATTTTAGATTTATTAAAATATAACTTGGAAAAGGAGGGATACGAGGTAGAGGTAGCTGAAACTGGAATGGAAGCAGTCAACATTGCCAAAGGATTTGTGCCAGATTTGATCTTGCTGGATATCATGATGCCAGGACAGGACGGAGTAGAGACCTGTCGACAGTTGAGAGAGTTCAAAGAATTGGCCAATAGCTTCATTATCTTTTTGACTGCTCGTGTAGAGGAGTATTCAGAAGTGGCCGCTTTTGACAATGGTGCGGATGATTATCTCACCAAGCCTATCAAGCCTCGCGCATTGATGAGCCGAATCAATGCAATCTTTAGAAGATCCAAAAAGGATGTCGATCAGGAGGATAATGTCATGGCTGGAGATCTCCATATTGATCGTCAGAGCTATACTGTCAAGCGAAATGAGGAAGAGTTTTCACTTCCAAAAAAGGAATTTGAATTACTGTATTTCCTGGCGCAGCATCCTGGCAAGGTGTTTAGCAGAGATGAGCTATTGTACAACATTTGGGGGACAGATGTGTACGTGTTGGCTAGGACAGTAGATGTCCATGTCCGTAAGGTCAGAGAAAAAATCGGCGAGGGCTACATCACCACGATCAAGGGTGTTGGCTACAAGTTTGATGCAGAGTGA